aaatataattactgaCTAGTGGTTGAGGTTTTAGCAgcaacaaattcaaatatttgtaACTTATGAAATTGAGATTTCTTATGAATTAAGCATTATTTTCTTTGctatacttttttctttttctttttgttataatttgggGTTGTTTATGGAAATTTTGAGATTCTCATTTTCGTTTCCACAAACTTAGAGAAAAAGTTTCgaaaaataatatcaactacTAGAAAGAGAATTCTGctaaatatttaactatttaagGAAATATAGAgtaatatattcatatttaaactTCTTTATCAGCAGACGTTCTAGAAACTTTGAATTTTgtacaaatatataaacattctAGAAactttgaatttgaattattcACGACTAAATtgtaataggaaaaaaaatgtatctgCAGTTCACAATCTTTTAAAAGTGCGCttatttatatcaataaaagagttgtattttaataaaactttgtaaaattgttaaaattttggtACAAAGGCTAAAAATTGAGTATTTTGATGGTTGATATATTCACCTTATTTAGATGTAAAAGCTATTAAgattgattgaaaatattttaagataatctGACATTGGATTGAAtggaattattataaaaaaaatagtgtaactaaagaaaaaagagaaatttaaagattaattattaacaaaatttagtacATATTCTATACTaataaaatggtatttttaCACAATAGTATaagatattagaaaaaaaaatgttcaaaataatatatttttagattaatcCAATTCTTCCTATTATTCTCTGTGTCcttttttgtttacattttagCAAAGGAATGTTTATgaagtattaattttttacataagacaattaattatttattgtggaGTAATAGATACGggaagaaattaaattatactgttaataaatttatacactaaattgaaaataataatagaataataaaatgatttatatttaatatgtatagAAACATAGATTATATCGATATTATCGTATTGGCTAATTTACaatgatataaaatttgtatatataatttatatctaataaattaaaatcaaggTTGAAGGGTTTAAggtaaatgtaatttaatttataattatatacataatttagttaataaaaaagaatatatttattaaaaaataaatcataaatttataaaatttaaaatattatttatttgttatatttcaCGTTTATTTAAGTATCAAACAAGGTAAACCAGTATTTTAAGAGGATTAACAAGTAAGAGAATTAAAATCATTCGAATATTTGTATGTTAATATAAGGAATTCCTTCATCGGCCATTAAAATCTATAATCATGATATGATCGAGGATTGAAGATAAGAGAGTAATTATTTACATATCTTTGTTGAAAGGTAGGATAATTGGCAATTAGCATTTAGTAATTAGCAATTAGTAATTAGTAATTAACAATTAGCATATAAAAACCTAATCATAGCCAACTAGTCAAACACCAATGTATGTATATACACTTGTATTGTATTATATAGTTATCAGTTTGCAATTGCTTTCTTAAATCAATCAATGTTCATTGATTTTGGTCCACTCCTGTTCAcctgtttcttctttttctcttcttcctcttaaACACCCTCATCTCTAATCTCTGATCAGATCCTATTTTTCAATCTGTACTTTGATCTGTCAGAGTTTCACGTGCTTTCATTCAACTTTTGCTGCCATCTAATTCTACTTCTTCCAATTTGATGGCGCAAATTCTGCTCCATGGCACTCTCCATGCGACAATCTACGAAGTCGACAACCTCAAAATTGGTGGCGGCAATTTCTTAACCAAGGTTTCATTTCCTAACCTTCTCTGTTCTTTTCATCTTGCATTTCAATTTGCGCAGTAGTGTTACTACAGTAGCTTAGAGTTTATGTTGTGTAATTTGGAATCCAACATATTCGTAGGTTTCTTGAATTTTGTTTCTCTGCCCAAGAGCTCTGTCACTGCTTTTGTGGCATCAAACTGACCTAATCTTCATACTCATCCCTTTCGTCAATCAGTGGAGAAGTAAAATTACCCCAAGATCTCTGCTCTGGTTTTACCAGAACTTCTCTGCGGAGTCTCTGTTCTGTTTCATTTTCTcacttaaaatatgtttgagattttaaatctaatttaattttacaatttaggTGTAAAATGaggtttatatttattaaagtgaaattaaaaaaaaatataactggATTTAAACACTGTAaaccaaatttataaaataaaattaaaattaaaatctacttcctttgaatctattaatattttttttttcaaagtgttttcGAATTGAAGTAATGGTAGTAACAGGAAGAGGTTGGAGGTTGGAAGGATGAGGGTTAGATCCATCACATGGATGGATAGATAATTGACCtaacttttccttctttttatgaaaaaataaaattaagaggcgatgaataacattttttgacatgaaaaatatactttaacattatcttcttctttttttttaccttttactctcttttttttaaaaaaaaatacaaaatttattcatttaaataattttatcttatattatatatcgaataaatgtaaaaattaatcaTCGTTCTATTACTTTTTTTCAGATACACTTCTTGGTTTTTCAACGGAGTTTTCATAATCGTACTGAACTACTGATTTTCGTGTTGAaaaatttcttcttatctttaaCATTGATTAGGGGTTGAAGTAATTTTAGTAGATTTAggattagattaaaatatttcttaaattttttatcactCAGTTGCTGTTGTTGTAGAAAATAAATCACAGTGTTTCAAAACGAACTTTATTCAGAAAGAATTTTATCAACATTCGTCCAAACCTATATCAAGTGAGTTTATCTGAAAAGTTTTATGTTGTTagttgtaattaaaatttgcaATTAATAcagtttttaaacttttttattaaaattggcAATTTATAATACACAATAGATTGTATTtggatgaaaatatataaataaaaaagacagTTACTAATTGTTTATAACATAGCATGAGAACAAGTATTACAATGGCATGGTTGATATGGGTTAGTTGTTAATCATAATCCGTGATAATTTTAACAGGATTTagatcaattatataatataaaagtttaaactaAAAGAAAGTGTTACATAACATGGTAAAAGTTGAACTCATAAAagtatttaatgtatattttatatttttgtgattcAGATCGTACATAACATCGAGGAAACCGTTGGTTTTGGAAAAGGTGTGACTAAATTATATGCAACCATTGATCTAGAGAAGGCACGAGTGGGAAGGACGAGAATTCTAGAAAAGGAGCACAAGAATCCAAGATGGTACGAGTCTTTTCACATTTACTGTGCCCATATGGCATCAAACATCATATTCACAGTGAAAGATGATAATCCTATTGGGGCAACCTTAATCGGAAGAGCATATGTTCCTGTTGAGGAGATCTTGCATGGTGAAGAAATAGATAAATGGGTTGAAATATTGGATGAGGATAGAAATCCAATACATGGAAATTCCAAGATCCACGTGAAGCTGCAGTATTTTGATATTTCGAAAGACCGCAACTGGGCTCTTGGCATTAGAAGTCCTAAATTTCCTGGTGTTCCTTATACTTTCTTTTCACAAAGAAGAGGATGTAAGGTTTCTCTGTACCAGGATGCTCATGTATCAGACAACTTTGTCCCTAGAATACCACTCAGTGGAGGCCAGACTTACCAACCTCATAGATGTTGGGAGGATGTTTTTGATGCAATCACCAAAGCACAACACTTGATATACATTACTGGTTGGTCTGTATATACTGAGATTTCGTTGGTAAGGGATTCTAGAAGGCCAAAGCCTGGAGGAGACATAACACTCGGTGAGCTTCTGAAGAAAAAAGCAAGTGAAGGTGTCAGGGTTTTGATGCTGGTCTGGGATGATAGAACTTCCGTTCCCTTGTTAAAAAAAGATGGTTTGATGGCCACTCATGATCAAGAAACAGAGGAGTTCTTCAGGGGCACTGAAGTGAATTGTGTTTTATGCCCGCGCAATCCCGATGACGGTGGAAGCATTGTTCAGGATTTGGAAATTTCTACCATGTTTACTCATCACCAGAAAATCCTAGTCGTGGACAGTGAATTGCCGAGTGGAGAATCTGAGAAGCGAAGGATTGTTAGTTTTGTGGGGGGAATTGATCTCTGTGATGGGAGATATGACACTCCGTTCCATTCTCTTTTCAGAACCCTGGACACAGCACATCATGATGATTTTCATCAGCCTAACTTCGGTGGTGCAGCAATAACAAAAGGTGGTCCGAGAGAACCATGGCACGACATCCATTCTCGACTCGAAGGGCCTATTGCTTGGGATGTTTTGTTCAACTTTGAGCAAAGATGGAGGAAGCAAGGTGGAAAAGACTTGCTAGTTCCTCTGAGAGACCTTGAAGATGTGATTATTCCTCCATCCCCAGTAACTTACCCTGATGATCGAGAGACATGGAACGTTCAGTTATTTAGATCAATCGATGGTGGTGCTGCTTTTGGGTTCCCGGAGACTCCAGAAGAAGCTGCAAGAGTCGGGCTTGTGAGTGGGAAGGATAATATAATAGACCGTAGTATACAAGATGCTTATGTTAATGCCATTAGACGTGCAAAAAATTTCATCTATATTGAGAATCAGTATTTCCTAGGAAGCTGTTACGGTTGGAGTGCTGATGGCATTAAGCCTGAAGACATTGGCGCTTTGCATCTTATCCCGAAGGAGCTTTCACTTAAGATAGTGAGTAAGATTGAAGCTGGGGAAAGGTTCAGTGTGTATGTTGTTGTCCCAATGTGGCCAGAGGGTGTTCCAGAAAGTGCATCAGTTCAGGCAATATTGGATTGGCAGAGGAGAACAATGGATATGATGTACAAGGATGTCGTTCAGGCGCTCCAGGCCAAGGGAATAGAGGAAAATCCTCGGAACTATCTGACATTCTTCTGCCTTGGTAATCGGGAGGTGAAGAAAGAAGGAGAGTACGAGCCTCCACAAAGACCAGATCCTGATACAGATTACATCAGAGCCCAAGAGGCTCGGCGCTTCATGATATATGTTCATGCCAAGATGATGATAGgtaattcagaaaattaaactcatgtttttttttttttaaagacatTCTTACTCATTGTAATCTTAAACTGATAGAACTTATTGTTTTTGCAGTTGATGATGAATACATAATTGTTGGATCTGCCAACATAAACCAGAGATCAATGGATGGTGCAAGAGACTCTGAGATTGCAATGGGTGCTTATCAACCTTATCATTTGTTTACAAGTGAGCCAGCAAGGGGTCAGATTCATGGTTTTCGAATGGCATTGTGGTATGAGCACCTTGGCATGCTTGACGAGTCCTTCCTCTACCCTGAAAGAACAGAATGTATAAGGAAGGTGAACCAGATTTCTGACAAGTATTGGGATCTGTATTCAAGTGAGTCTCTTGAGCATGATCTTCCTGGCCACTTACTCCGTTACCCTATTGGGGTTTCCAGCGAAGGAACTGTCACTGAGCTTCCAGGATTTGAATTCTTTCCTGACACCAAGGCTCGTGTTCTTGGCAACAAAGTTGACTACTTGCCACCCATTCTTACTACTTAGTTTCATTCTATatgtttgttaataaaaatatagtgtTATGGTGTTAAGTGAGCAGTTATTGTAATGGTTTTATTCTCAAGACTTACTTCAAGATTTTACCAATCTGATGCTGAGAATGCTACTTACTTACTTGTATCACTTTATGTGCATTATAATACATGTTTTCTGGGTTTCTGAACAACCTTTTTCGACATTCAGCTGTCGTGAGTTATTCTCGGTAATCTTTTACTGCAAAGAAATACTATAATTTAGAAACTATACtttgaaatattatatgttatttaaaatcacattttcaaaaatagCTTTTTCAAAGAATACTCTATTTTgtgttaaaatgtaaaatataaataagaaacgTAAGAAATATAACTGCAGAGGAGTCTCTCaggttttggaaagaaaaaaaaaagtctctttaacgataaattttttttttataacgagacagtttataattatttcgttttaaatatctgtttaaatataaattcaaacaaaccaatcaaatgatattatatgctatcaaaaattattaaaaaaaattgttaaaatatcattaccaTTTTGAAAAGTCTTTGAAATCTTGGTCCGTACACGCGTGCTGTGGATAATGTCTTGTCCTTGCTCAACACGTGTCAATGATGTCTTAAATCATATTATTCATTCAATGTTCCTATCATAGTCATATAATATGATACACAGTTACTCACTCACTCGCATACCCCACACACGTGTAAGAACCAcactcatttttcattttacaacaCGTCATCTTTTACATCAAACATTAAGGCCTTGTTTGGTTAGAGTCCTCATTATTAATATAGAAAAGATACTTACCTTATCAGAATCTTTCAAACTTTTCACTTCTATATGGATTTGTTCATCAAATATTAAGTAAAAGAATAGTTAGTTTGAAGTTTGATTTATTCAccttttgtttcatttattatGAATCGATAGGTTAAATGAATTAACTTATTTAagatgttttgtttcttttatatttatatgattgttttaatagattgatttgattactttttaataataataaaatcattttttattttattaaataaaaataataattcaaaattaacaaacaaataaattaaatatttagattatttaaatattatcgaACAATATTtaggtttttaaaaatatcaacctatataattattaaaaaaaacttataacatgattgtcaaaataataaaaaattattattgataaacTATGAACTTACCCATTTTCAACTTATTCGAAtctatttaacatataaattaaatgaatcaacttcaatttaatatatatttatataaaaaaatacccAATCATACAacttttataaatcaattttactaATGAATATGAACTCATTTTAATATcttcaataaaatttgttgaatgaCCTAGTTTAATATTCCATTCTAAGAATAACACtctattaaaaacaaaacataaagaaatattattgaagttacttcttttaactttttatgaaCTTtatcagaatatatatatatatatatatatatatatatatatatatatatatatatcatttaatttaaaagaataataagtttatttgaaattttacttAATGATTAGATAATCAAATTTAtgtctttaatttaaaattttaatctgtTTCTCTCGAATTTTACTATTGTCGTCCTAATTTTATGTTcgttttttattaagaaaaagacGTTTGGTTTGTGGTcgcatttttttatatgattaatgtAAGAAATATtcgtaatattattattatggcctattattatattgtaattaatgaCGTCTTTCTAATTATTTCCAACTTAACTTTTGCAGCATAGTTGAGGTTTACTAGTCTGTGTAGTAATTCACCATTAATAAAGTGATTAAGGATGTAATAtcgaaaattattaaagtaattcatttttcttaatttaacaATACCAGTTGAATTAAagtaattcatatatttttcttaatttaacaATACCATTTGAATAAAagtaattcatatatttttctagAGAATAGAGATTATATTTACGGTGTTACACATTTCAATGAAGTTTATatttcctattttattttatttttaaattaggaaTATCAGAATGATGGAAGATTGATTGTTGTATGCTTCAAGTGACATAAAGAAAGTCTATTTGAAGGATTTTGAAGGCTATAAACTTCCTTTATGTTAAAGTTATTTACTACAACGATGTCCATTAATGAAAGAAGATGAATAcacaaattataacaaaaaaaaatatttaatagaagaAATGAAATTCTGAAAATTACATAAGGAAAAAGATATCATCAAATGAAAAAGACATATATTAACAAacggataatgatacttagacaatatttttttgacaatatttgaacattatctacgtgtcattatgtgattggtccatgatagtgtttataattattattattgattgtggagtaattttggaccaatcacagaatgacatgtagatgattttaaatgttataaaaaaattcatttctcTCACATCTCATCAATTTTAacacaatattttataaataatttttaaaaatataataatattattttaaaaaataaactttaaatataacttaactttataaaataaaaattacactaAATAACTCCAAAACTTTCCTTTTACATGAGAACACCTAAGATCAAAATTTAACATAACATCAAgattaaaaacccaaaatatgCTAACTGTTTACTTGATAAACctatactattatatttttatccttaattttaactaaaaattgatttttttttttaatttttaactaatttaattttttaaaattgaagagaGATTTTATAAGACATAATCTCAGTAATGTTGTTGAAGGTGGTGGTCGTTGAATGCGACCCCACTTGACAGGAGAAGATACAAACGGCAACCGCATTCATATCCTTCAAATTTCTTGCTGACTCCAACCAGAACATAAGATATATAGAAAAGCAAAGTCCAAAGAAACCGAACACGCAACACAGAGAAATCTAGATACTAAAATCACATCACCAACCACCAATTAACTACTGccattctttttatttctctataTATCATcactttttcactttctttcgtTTTAtacttctcttcttcttcttcttcttcaacccTCTGATTCCAACTTCtcccttttctcttttcaccTTT
This DNA window, taken from Vigna radiata var. radiata cultivar VC1973A chromosome 5, Vradiata_ver6, whole genome shotgun sequence, encodes the following:
- the LOC106762197 gene encoding phospholipase D alpha 1; this encodes MAQILLHGTLHATIYEVDNLKIGGGNFLTKIVHNIEETVGFGKGVTKLYATIDLEKARVGRTRILEKEHKNPRWYESFHIYCAHMASNIIFTVKDDNPIGATLIGRAYVPVEEILHGEEIDKWVEILDEDRNPIHGNSKIHVKLQYFDISKDRNWALGIRSPKFPGVPYTFFSQRRGCKVSLYQDAHVSDNFVPRIPLSGGQTYQPHRCWEDVFDAITKAQHLIYITGWSVYTEISLVRDSRRPKPGGDITLGELLKKKASEGVRVLMLVWDDRTSVPLLKKDGLMATHDQETEEFFRGTEVNCVLCPRNPDDGGSIVQDLEISTMFTHHQKILVVDSELPSGESEKRRIVSFVGGIDLCDGRYDTPFHSLFRTLDTAHHDDFHQPNFGGAAITKGGPREPWHDIHSRLEGPIAWDVLFNFEQRWRKQGGKDLLVPLRDLEDVIIPPSPVTYPDDRETWNVQLFRSIDGGAAFGFPETPEEAARVGLVSGKDNIIDRSIQDAYVNAIRRAKNFIYIENQYFLGSCYGWSADGIKPEDIGALHLIPKELSLKIVSKIEAGERFSVYVVVPMWPEGVPESASVQAILDWQRRTMDMMYKDVVQALQAKGIEENPRNYLTFFCLGNREVKKEGEYEPPQRPDPDTDYIRAQEARRFMIYVHAKMMIVDDEYIIVGSANINQRSMDGARDSEIAMGAYQPYHLFTSEPARGQIHGFRMALWYEHLGMLDESFLYPERTECIRKVNQISDKYWDLYSSESLEHDLPGHLLRYPIGVSSEGTVTELPGFEFFPDTKARVLGNKVDYLPPILTT